A segment of the Sphingomonas kaistensis genome:
CGTGTAGAGCCCGGGCGCCGCGGTGTGCGTCACCCCGGCAGTGTCGACGTACTGGACGGCAGTCACCTCGGCGACCGGCCCACGCGGCAGGGCGATCCAATCGGAGAAGCCATCGCGGACGAAGCGAAGAGTGCGCTGCATCAGGGAGATACCGATCTCCTCCTCCACCTGCGCCGTCATGGCCTTGATCAGCAGCGTGATCTCGCTGTCCCGCTCAGTGTCGAGCCGCTTGAGGCTGAGCTTCGCCTCCTCCAGCGTCACCGGCAGCAAGGTCGGGGGCGTGACGACAGTGACGCTCATCTATCGCCTTCCCCTGCTGATCTGCCTTGGACGGGCCAAAAATGTCTGTGCCGGTCGAATGCCGCTGACCGCCGCTGGCCGAACCGTTGCGACCTGGACCGGGCGCTCGTTGCTGACGACCAGGCGAGGCCGGATAGCCGTCGCCGGGGTGACCGTGACGCCTTCGCCGGTGACCTGTCCCGCGCCGACCACCTGGTTTGAGCCGTCGGATGCAGAGCCAGCACCCGCCGTGATGACCAGGCCAGCACCTTGGACAGCTTCTTCGTCGTCTTGCGTGCCTGCCGTGCCGCTCGCCACCGGAGTGCCCGAGCCGCCTGCGCCCTGACTGCCGTCCGATGC
Coding sequences within it:
- a CDS encoding head-tail connector protein — translated: MSVTVVTPPTLLPVTLEEAKLSLKRLDTERDSEITLLIKAMTAQVEEEIGISLMQRTLRFVRDGFSDWIALPRGPVAEVTAVQYVDTAGVTHTAAPGLYTVDLASAEQGIVRNADAAWPDALPGINAVSITYKAGFPVLPDEYWALKAAILTLVRHAFDDPMAPVPPLVDRLLQPHRAMLA